A part of Variovorax sp. HW608 genomic DNA contains:
- a CDS encoding glutamate synthase subunit beta, with amino-acid sequence MGKITGFMEHERIEEGYRPVEERVRHYKEFVVGLDEAQAKVQGARCMDCGTPFCNSGCPVNNVIPDFNDLVYRADWQSAFTVLDSTNNFPEFTGRICPAPCEAACVLNVNDDAVGIKSIEHAIIDRAWDEGWVAARPAKHKSGKKVAVVGSGPAGMAAAQQLARVGHDVTLFEKNDRIGGLLRYGIPDFKMEKSHIDRRVEQMKAEGVTFRTGVMVGAAKDPLGKGSKVTNWSKETVTPDELQKEFDAIVLTGGAEQSRDLPVPGRDLDGIHFAMEFLPQQNKLNAGDKVKGQLRADGKHVIVIGGGDTGSDCVGTSNRHGAASVTQFELLPQPPEEENRPLTWPYWPYKLRTSSSHEEGCEREFAISTKEFIGEKGKVTGLKTVRVEWKDGKMVEVPGSEQVLKADFVLLAMGFVSPVASVLDAFGVDKDARGNARASVDFIGGYATNVPKVFAAGDIRRGQSLVVWAIREGRQAARSVDEFLMGFSDLPR; translated from the coding sequence ATGGGAAAGATCACCGGCTTCATGGAGCATGAACGTATCGAGGAGGGCTACCGGCCCGTCGAGGAACGGGTCAGGCACTACAAGGAGTTCGTCGTCGGCCTGGACGAGGCCCAGGCCAAGGTCCAGGGCGCGCGCTGCATGGACTGCGGCACGCCGTTCTGCAACAGCGGCTGCCCGGTCAACAACGTCATTCCGGATTTCAACGATCTGGTGTATCGCGCCGACTGGCAGAGCGCCTTCACGGTGCTCGATTCGACCAACAACTTTCCGGAGTTCACCGGCCGCATCTGCCCCGCGCCCTGCGAGGCGGCCTGCGTGCTCAACGTGAACGACGACGCGGTCGGCATCAAGTCGATCGAGCACGCGATCATCGATCGCGCCTGGGACGAAGGCTGGGTCGCAGCGCGGCCCGCGAAGCACAAGAGCGGCAAGAAGGTCGCGGTGGTCGGTTCCGGCCCGGCCGGCATGGCGGCTGCCCAGCAGCTCGCGCGCGTCGGCCATGACGTGACGCTGTTCGAGAAGAACGATCGCATCGGCGGCCTGCTGCGCTACGGCATCCCCGACTTCAAGATGGAGAAGTCGCACATCGATCGCCGCGTGGAGCAGATGAAGGCCGAGGGCGTCACCTTCCGCACCGGCGTGATGGTCGGCGCCGCGAAGGATCCGCTCGGCAAGGGCTCCAAGGTCACGAACTGGTCCAAGGAGACCGTCACGCCCGATGAGCTCCAGAAGGAGTTCGACGCCATCGTGCTGACCGGCGGCGCCGAGCAGTCGCGCGACCTGCCGGTGCCGGGCCGCGACCTCGACGGCATCCATTTCGCGATGGAGTTCCTGCCGCAGCAGAACAAGCTCAATGCCGGCGACAAGGTCAAGGGCCAGCTGCGCGCCGACGGCAAGCACGTGATCGTCATCGGCGGCGGCGACACCGGCTCCGACTGCGTGGGCACCAGCAACCGCCATGGCGCGGCCAGCGTCACGCAGTTCGAACTGCTGCCGCAGCCGCCCGAGGAAGAGAACCGTCCGCTGACCTGGCCCTACTGGCCGTACAAGCTCAGGACCAGCTCCAGCCACGAAGAAGGCTGCGAGCGCGAATTCGCGATCTCGACCAAGGAATTCATCGGCGAGAAGGGCAAGGTCACCGGCCTGAAGACCGTCCGCGTCGAGTGGAAGGACGGCAAGATGGTCGAAGTCCCGGGCAGCGAGCAGGTGCTCAAGGCGGACTTCGTGCTCCTCGCGATGGGCTTCGTGAGCCCGGTGGCGAGCGTACTGGATGCATTCGGCGTCGACAAGGACGCGCGCGGCAACGCCCGTGCCAGCGTCGATTTCATCGGCGGCTATGCGACCAACGTGCCGAAGGTGTTCGCCGCCGGCGACATCCGCCGCGGCCAGTCGCTGGTCGTCTGGGCCATTCGCGAAGGCCGCCAGGCCGCGCGCTCGGTGGATGAATTCCTGATGGGATTCAGCGATCTGCCGCGCTGA
- a CDS encoding ABC transporter ATP-binding protein gives MDPTPDSSLVEFRHVAFGYDSRAILNDVSFAVPRGKVTALMGASGGGKTTVLRLVGGQLRAQRGEVLVNGQDVGKLDTAGLYAARRRMGMLFQFGALFTDMSVFDNVAFPLREHTNLSESLVRDIVLMKLDAVGLRGARELMPSEVSGGMARRVALARAIALDPDLVMYDEPFAGLDPISLGTAARLIRQLNDTLGLTSVIVSHDLEETFRIADHVIILANGGIAAQGRPDDVRRSDDPLVHQFVNALPEGPVHFHYPAMTVEDDFGNSHGGRA, from the coding sequence ATGGACCCAACACCAGATTCATCGCTCGTCGAGTTCCGTCACGTCGCCTTCGGCTACGACTCGCGCGCGATCCTCAATGACGTCTCCTTCGCCGTCCCGCGCGGAAAGGTCACCGCGCTGATGGGCGCATCCGGCGGCGGCAAGACCACGGTCCTGCGCCTCGTCGGCGGCCAGCTTCGGGCGCAACGCGGCGAGGTGCTCGTGAACGGCCAGGACGTCGGCAAGCTCGATACCGCGGGACTCTACGCGGCGCGGCGCCGCATGGGCATGCTTTTCCAGTTCGGCGCGCTCTTCACCGACATGAGCGTGTTCGACAACGTGGCCTTTCCGCTGCGCGAGCACACGAACCTGTCCGAATCGCTCGTTCGTGACATCGTACTCATGAAGCTCGACGCCGTCGGCCTGCGCGGTGCGCGCGAGCTGATGCCCAGCGAGGTTTCGGGCGGCATGGCGCGCCGCGTGGCGCTTGCGCGTGCGATCGCGCTGGATCCGGACCTGGTCATGTACGACGAGCCCTTCGCGGGCCTCGATCCGATCTCGCTGGGCACCGCTGCGCGCCTGATCCGGCAACTCAACGACACGCTGGGGTTGACGAGCGTCATCGTCTCGCACGATCTCGAAGAGACCTTCCGCATCGCCGATCACGTGATCATCCTTGCCAACGGCGGCATCGCGGCGCAGGGGCGCCCGGATGACGTGCGCCGCAGCGACGATCCGCTGGTGCACCAGTTCGTCAATGCCCTGCCTGAAGGGCCGGTTCATTTCCACTATCCGGCCATGACGGTGGAGGACGACTTCGGCAACAGCCACGGAGGGCGGGCATGA
- a CDS encoding MlaC/ttg2D family ABC transporter substrate-binding protein, with amino-acid sequence MNQILQRRTFGRFALAGLLLAGAAVAFVRPAHAADETPDALVKRISVDVLDTIKADKSIKAGDVNKIMALVDSKIMPHVNFQRMTASAVGPAWRQATPEQQKRLEEEFKTLLVRTYAGALSQVSDQTVSVRPFRGSPDEKEVLVRTEVRGNGDPVQLDYRLERTPGDGEGWKIYNINVLGVWLVDTYRSQFAQQINTSGIDGLISALAARNKSNAKG; translated from the coding sequence ATGAATCAGATTCTTCAACGCCGTACCTTTGGGCGTTTTGCGCTGGCCGGCCTGCTGCTGGCCGGTGCTGCGGTCGCCTTCGTGCGCCCGGCGCACGCTGCCGACGAGACGCCGGATGCGCTCGTCAAGCGCATCTCCGTCGACGTGCTCGACACCATCAAGGCCGACAAGTCCATCAAGGCCGGCGACGTCAACAAGATCATGGCGCTGGTCGACTCCAAGATCATGCCGCACGTCAATTTCCAGCGCATGACGGCTTCCGCAGTGGGTCCGGCCTGGCGCCAGGCGACGCCGGAGCAGCAAAAGCGGCTCGAGGAAGAGTTCAAGACACTCCTGGTGCGCACCTACGCGGGTGCGCTCAGCCAGGTCAGCGATCAGACCGTCAGCGTACGGCCCTTCCGCGGATCTCCGGACGAGAAGGAAGTGCTCGTCCGAACCGAAGTCCGCGGCAACGGCGATCCGGTGCAACTCGACTACCGCCTCGAAAGGACGCCTGGTGACGGGGAGGGCTGGAAGATCTACAACATCAACGTCCTTGGCGTGTGGCTGGTCGATACCTACCGCAGCCAGTTCGCGCAGCAGATCAACACCAGCGGCATCGACGGCCTGATCTCAGCCCTCGCTGCGCGCAACAAGTCCAACGCCAAGGGCTGA
- a CDS encoding transposase has translation MARLPRLTLANQPHHIIQHGNNRQPIFVDRVDHETMLALLGENAQRHGVALHAYVQMENHFHLLATPSTVDALPQWMQAVGRRYVRYFNDRHGRTGTLWEGRYKSTLIQTDRYLLPCMVYMDLNPVRAGLVADVRDYPWSSYGHYAGLRHDKLLTPHPRYWALGNTPFAREAAYAELVRAGISDADRALLTEGVLHGWAVGDSQFLESLQKTTARRVHKARPGRPRVHRKHGG, from the coding sequence ATGGCCCGACTGCCCCGCCTCACGCTGGCCAACCAGCCGCACCACATCATCCAGCATGGCAACAACCGCCAGCCGATCTTCGTGGACCGCGTCGACCACGAAACGATGCTGGCCCTCTTGGGCGAGAACGCGCAACGCCACGGCGTGGCGCTTCATGCCTACGTGCAGATGGAGAACCACTTCCATCTGCTCGCCACCCCTTCGACCGTCGACGCGCTGCCGCAGTGGATGCAGGCCGTCGGACGCCGCTATGTTCGCTACTTCAACGACCGCCATGGCCGCACCGGCACGCTCTGGGAAGGGCGCTACAAGTCGACCCTGATCCAGACGGATCGCTACCTGCTGCCCTGCATGGTCTACATGGACCTCAATCCGGTGCGCGCCGGGCTGGTGGCCGATGTCCGCGACTACCCGTGGTCGAGCTATGGCCACTACGCGGGCTTGCGCCATGACAAGCTGCTGACGCCGCATCCGCGCTACTGGGCGCTCGGCAATACGCCGTTCGCGCGCGAAGCGGCCTACGCTGAGTTGGTGCGCGCGGGCATTTCCGACGCCGATCGGGCGCTGCTGACCGAGGGCGTTCTCCACGGCTGGGCGGTGGGAGACAGCCAGTTCCTCGAATCGTTACAAAAAACCACAGCGCGGCGCGTGCACAAGGCGCGTCCGGGGCGCCCGCGCGTTCATCGCAAGCACGGCGGCTAG
- the mlaE gene encoding lipid asymmetry maintenance ABC transporter permease subunit MlaE: protein MSWYRPSDVGFAVRSKLADLGVGARLFLRLFIGGMRSFRRFGLVRDQIHFLGNYSLAIIAVSGLFVGFVLGLQGYYTLQRYGSSEALGLLVALSLVRELGPVVAALLFAGRAGTSLTAEIGLMKAGEQLSAMEMMAVDPVQRILAPRFWGGVITMPLLAAVFSAVGVLGGYVVGVLMLGVDPGAFWGQMQGGVDVWRDVGNGVVKSVVFGLTVTFIALLEGYESQPTPEGVSRATTRTVVVASLAVLGLDFMLTAMMFSI from the coding sequence ATGAGCTGGTACCGGCCATCGGATGTGGGCTTCGCCGTGCGCAGCAAGCTCGCGGACCTTGGCGTGGGGGCGCGACTGTTCCTGCGCCTCTTCATCGGCGGCATGCGCAGTTTCCGCCGTTTCGGGCTGGTGCGCGACCAGATCCACTTCCTCGGCAACTACTCGCTCGCGATCATCGCGGTGTCTGGCCTGTTCGTGGGCTTCGTGCTCGGCCTGCAGGGCTACTACACGCTGCAGCGCTACGGATCGTCGGAGGCGCTGGGCCTGCTGGTGGCGCTGAGTCTGGTGCGCGAATTGGGCCCGGTGGTCGCGGCGCTGCTGTTCGCCGGCCGCGCCGGCACCTCGCTCACCGCCGAGATCGGCCTGATGAAGGCCGGCGAGCAACTGAGCGCGATGGAGATGATGGCGGTCGATCCGGTGCAGCGCATCCTGGCGCCGCGGTTCTGGGGTGGCGTGATCACCATGCCGCTGCTCGCCGCCGTCTTCAGCGCGGTGGGCGTGCTGGGCGGCTATGTGGTCGGGGTGCTGATGCTGGGCGTCGACCCCGGCGCGTTCTGGGGGCAGATGCAGGGCGGCGTCGATGTGTGGCGCGACGTGGGCAACGGCGTGGTCAAGAGCGTCGTCTTCGGCCTGACCGTCACGTTCATTGCGCTGCTCGAAGGCTATGAATCGCAGCCGACCCCCGAAGGCGTCTCGCGCGCCACGACGCGCACGGTCGTGGTGGCGTCGCTCGCGGTGCTGGGCCTCGACTTCATGCTGACCGCCATGATGTTCAGCATCTAG
- a CDS encoding glutamate synthase-related protein, producing MTTAAEIEHLQQHGLYSAADEHDACGVGFVAHIKGEKSHAIVGQALKILENLDHRGAVGADKLMGDGAGILIQLPDLLYREEMAKQGVTLPPPGEYGVGMIFLPKEHASREACEQELERAVKAEGQVLLGWRDVPVNHEMPMSPTVRAKEPLLRQIFIGRGNDVIVQDALERKLYVIRKTASANIQRLKLKHSKEYYVPSMSSRTVVYKGLLLADQVGTYYLDLQDKRCVSALGLVHQRFSTNTFPEWPLAHPYRYVAHNGEINTVKGNYNWMKAREGVMSSPVLGADLQKLYPISFAGQSDTATFDNCLELLTMAGYPISQAVMMMIPEPWEQHATMDTRRRAFYEYHAAMLEPWDGPASIVFTDGRQIGATLDRNGLRPSRYCVTDDDLVIMGSESGVLPVPEQKIVRKWRLQPGKMFLIDLEQGRMIDDEEVKATLANSKPYKQWIENLRIKLDSVEAEPVQRLASPVSLLDRQQAFGYTQEDIKFLMSPMAAAGEEGIGSMGNDSPLAVLSNKNKLLYNYFKQLFAQVTNPPIDPIREAIVMSLVSFIGPKPNLLDINQVNPPMRLEVSQPILDFADMAKLRDIGKYTQGKFKSYTLDITYPLGWGEEGVEAKLASLCAEAVDAIKLGHNILIVSDRNVGPAQIAIPALLALSAIHQYLVREGLRTTAGLVVETGSAREVHHFGVLAGYGAEAVHPYLAMETLAAMHEDLSGDLSAEKAVYNYVKAIGKGLSKIMSKMGVSTYMSYCGAQLFEAIGLNSETVEKYFTGTASRVEGIGVFDIAEEAIRMHKAAFSDDPVLAHMLDAGGEYAWRTRGEEHMWTPDAIAKLQHSTRANNFGTYKEYAQIVNDQSRRHLTLRGLFEFKFDPAKAIPVDEVEPASEIVKRFATGAMSLGSISTEAHSTLAVAMNRIGGKSNTGEGGEDPARYRNELKGIPIKTGDTLKSVIGTANVEVDLPLKEGDSLRSKIKQVASGRFGVTAEYLASADQLQIKMAQGAKPGEGGQLPGGKVSQYIGQLRYSVPGVGLISPPPHHDIYSIEDLAQLIHDLKNVAPHASVSVKLVSEVGVGTIAAGVAKCKSDHVVIAGHDGGTGASPWSSIKHAGSPWEIGLAETQQTLVLNRLRGRIRVQADGQMKTGRDVAIGALLGADEFGFATAPLVVEGCIMMRKCHLNTCPVGVATQDPVLRKKFSGKPEHVVNYFFFVAEEVRQIMAQLGVRKFDDLIGRADLLDTRKGIEHWKARGLDFSRLFAQPNVPADVPRFHVEEQDHGLAKSLDNKLIERSRPAIDKGEKVQFIEVARNVNRSVGAMLSGALTKVHPQGLPDDSIRIQLEGTGGQSFGAFLARGITLYLIGDANDYTGKGLSGGRVVVRPSLDFRGEATRNTIVGNTALYGATTGEAYLCGVAGERFAVRLSGATAVVEGTGDHGCEYMTGGTVAVLGKTGRNFAAGMSGGVAFVYDEDGQFASRCNLSMVSLDKVLTSAEQTASVHRKVWHDGETDEARLKKLLEEHHRWTGSKRARELLDNWAVARTKFVKVFPNEYKRALAEMHDREVELTSSGNNAHAGMEPHAAVSKPVTA from the coding sequence ATGACGACGGCTGCCGAGATCGAGCATCTCCAACAACACGGTCTTTATTCCGCCGCTGACGAACACGACGCCTGCGGTGTCGGCTTCGTGGCCCACATCAAGGGCGAAAAAAGCCACGCCATCGTCGGCCAGGCGCTCAAGATTCTCGAGAATCTCGACCACCGCGGCGCAGTAGGCGCTGACAAACTCATGGGCGACGGCGCCGGCATCCTGATCCAGCTGCCCGATCTGCTCTACCGCGAGGAGATGGCGAAGCAGGGCGTCACCCTTCCTCCCCCGGGCGAATACGGCGTCGGCATGATCTTCCTGCCGAAGGAGCACGCCTCCCGCGAGGCCTGCGAGCAGGAACTCGAGCGCGCCGTCAAGGCCGAAGGCCAGGTGCTCCTGGGCTGGCGCGACGTGCCGGTGAACCACGAAATGCCGATGTCGCCGACGGTGCGCGCCAAGGAGCCGCTGCTGCGCCAGATCTTCATCGGCCGCGGCAACGACGTGATCGTGCAGGACGCGCTGGAGCGCAAGCTCTACGTGATCCGCAAGACCGCGAGCGCCAACATCCAGCGCCTGAAGCTCAAGCACAGCAAGGAGTACTACGTTCCGAGCATGTCGAGCCGCACGGTGGTCTACAAGGGCCTGCTGCTGGCCGACCAGGTCGGCACCTACTACCTCGACCTGCAGGACAAGCGCTGCGTCTCGGCGCTCGGCCTCGTGCATCAGCGCTTCTCGACCAACACCTTCCCCGAGTGGCCGCTGGCCCACCCGTACCGCTACGTCGCGCACAACGGCGAGATCAACACGGTCAAGGGCAACTACAACTGGATGAAGGCGCGCGAAGGCGTGATGTCCTCGCCGGTGTTGGGCGCCGACCTGCAGAAGCTCTATCCGATCAGCTTCGCCGGCCAGTCCGATACCGCGACCTTCGACAACTGCCTCGAGCTGCTCACGATGGCCGGCTATCCGATCAGCCAGGCCGTGATGATGATGATCCCCGAGCCGTGGGAGCAGCACGCCACCATGGACACGCGCCGCCGCGCGTTCTACGAATACCACGCCGCGATGCTGGAGCCGTGGGACGGCCCGGCCTCGATCGTCTTCACCGACGGCCGGCAGATCGGCGCCACGCTCGACCGCAACGGCCTGCGCCCCTCGCGCTACTGCGTGACCGACGACGACCTCGTCATCATGGGTTCCGAATCGGGCGTGCTGCCGGTTCCCGAGCAGAAGATCGTCCGCAAGTGGCGCCTGCAGCCCGGCAAGATGTTCCTGATCGACCTCGAGCAGGGCCGCATGATCGACGACGAGGAAGTCAAGGCCACCCTCGCGAACAGCAAGCCCTACAAGCAGTGGATCGAGAACCTGCGCATCAAGCTCGACAGCGTCGAGGCCGAGCCGGTGCAGCGCCTGGCCAGCCCTGTCAGCCTGCTCGACCGCCAGCAGGCCTTCGGCTACACGCAGGAAGACATCAAGTTCCTGATGAGCCCGATGGCCGCCGCAGGCGAGGAGGGCATCGGCTCCATGGGCAACGACAGCCCGCTGGCCGTGCTCTCGAACAAGAACAAGCTGCTCTACAACTACTTCAAGCAGCTGTTCGCGCAGGTGACGAACCCGCCGATCGACCCGATCCGCGAGGCGATCGTGATGTCGCTGGTGTCCTTCATCGGCCCGAAGCCGAACCTGCTGGACATCAACCAGGTCAACCCGCCGATGCGGCTCGAAGTGAGCCAGCCGATCCTCGACTTCGCCGACATGGCGAAGCTGCGCGACATCGGCAAGTACACGCAGGGCAAGTTCAAGAGCTACACGCTCGACATCACCTATCCGCTCGGGTGGGGCGAAGAGGGCGTCGAAGCCAAGCTCGCGTCGCTGTGCGCGGAAGCGGTCGACGCGATCAAGCTCGGCCACAACATCCTGATCGTGAGCGACCGCAACGTCGGCCCGGCGCAGATCGCGATTCCGGCGCTGCTCGCGCTGTCGGCCATCCACCAGTACCTGGTGCGTGAAGGCCTGCGCACCACCGCCGGCCTCGTGGTCGAGACGGGCTCCGCGCGCGAAGTGCATCACTTCGGCGTGCTGGCCGGGTACGGCGCGGAAGCGGTGCACCCGTACCTCGCGATGGAAACGCTGGCCGCGATGCACGAAGACCTCTCGGGCGACCTGAGCGCCGAGAAGGCTGTCTACAACTACGTCAAGGCGATCGGCAAGGGTCTGTCGAAGATCATGTCGAAGATGGGTGTCAGCACCTACATGAGCTACTGCGGCGCGCAGCTGTTCGAAGCCATCGGCCTCAACAGCGAGACGGTCGAGAAGTATTTCACCGGCACCGCGAGCCGGGTCGAGGGCATCGGCGTGTTCGACATCGCCGAGGAAGCGATCCGCATGCACAAGGCGGCGTTCAGCGACGACCCGGTGCTCGCGCACATGCTCGACGCCGGCGGCGAATACGCCTGGCGCACGCGCGGCGAAGAGCACATGTGGACGCCGGACGCCATCGCCAAGCTGCAGCACAGCACGCGCGCGAACAACTTCGGCACCTACAAGGAATACGCGCAGATCGTCAACGACCAGAGCCGCCGCCACCTCACGCTGCGCGGCCTGTTCGAGTTCAAGTTCGATCCGGCCAAGGCGATTCCGGTGGACGAGGTCGAGCCCGCGAGCGAGATCGTCAAGCGCTTCGCGACCGGCGCCATGTCGCTCGGCTCGATCAGCACCGAAGCGCACTCGACGCTGGCCGTGGCCATGAACCGCATCGGCGGCAAGAGCAACACCGGCGAAGGTGGCGAGGACCCGGCGCGCTATCGCAACGAGCTCAAGGGCATTCCGATCAAGACGGGCGACACGCTCAAGAGCGTGATCGGCACCGCGAACGTCGAAGTCGATCTGCCGCTCAAGGAAGGTGATTCGCTGCGCTCCAAGATCAAGCAGGTGGCCTCGGGCCGCTTCGGCGTCACGGCGGAATACCTGGCATCGGCCGACCAGCTCCAGATCAAGATGGCGCAGGGCGCGAAGCCCGGCGAAGGCGGCCAGTTGCCGGGCGGCAAGGTGTCGCAGTACATCGGCCAGCTGCGCTACTCGGTGCCGGGCGTCGGCCTGATCTCGCCGCCGCCGCACCACGACATCTATTCGATCGAGGACCTGGCCCAGCTGATCCACGACCTGAAGAACGTCGCGCCGCATGCGAGCGTGAGCGTCAAGCTGGTGAGCGAAGTGGGCGTCGGCACCATCGCCGCGGGCGTCGCCAAGTGCAAGAGCGACCACGTCGTGATCGCCGGCCATGATGGCGGCACGGGCGCTTCGCCCTGGTCGTCGATCAAGCACGCGGGCAGCCCGTGGGAAATCGGCCTGGCCGAGACCCAGCAGACGCTGGTGCTCAACCGCCTGCGCGGCCGCATCCGCGTGCAGGCCGACGGCCAGATGAAGACCGGCCGCGACGTCGCCATCGGCGCGCTGCTCGGCGCGGACGAGTTCGGCTTCGCGACCGCGCCGCTGGTCGTCGAGGGCTGCATCATGATGCGCAAGTGCCACCTCAACACCTGCCCGGTGGGCGTGGCCACGCAGGACCCGGTGCTGCGCAAGAAGTTCTCGGGCAAGCCCGAGCACGTGGTGAACTACTTCTTCTTCGTCGCCGAGGAAGTGCGCCAGATCATGGCGCAGCTCGGCGTGCGCAAGTTCGACGACCTCATCGGCCGCGCCGATCTGCTCGACACCCGCAAGGGCATCGAGCACTGGAAGGCACGCGGCCTCGACTTCAGCCGCCTGTTCGCGCAGCCGAACGTGCCGGCCGATGTGCCGCGCTTCCACGTCGAGGAGCAGGACCACGGTCTCGCGAAGAGCCTGGACAACAAGCTCATCGAGCGTTCGCGTCCCGCCATCGACAAGGGCGAGAAGGTGCAGTTCATCGAGGTCGCCCGCAACGTGAACCGCTCGGTCGGCGCGATGCTGTCGGGCGCGCTCACCAAGGTGCACCCGCAGGGCCTGCCGGACGATTCGATCCGCATCCAGCTCGAGGGCACGGGCGGCCAGTCCTTCGGCGCCTTCCTGGCGCGCGGCATCACGCTGTACCTGATCGGCGATGCCAACGACTACACCGGCAAGGGCCTCTCGGGTGGCCGCGTGGTGGTGCGTCCGAGCCTGGACTTCCGCGGCGAAGCGACGCGCAACACCATCGTCGGCAACACCGCGCTCTACGGCGCGACCACCGGCGAAGCCTACTTGTGCGGCGTGGCCGGCGAGCGCTTCGCGGTGCGTCTGTCGGGCGCCACGGCCGTGGTCGAAGGCACCGGCGACCATGGCTGCGAATACATGACCGGCGGCACGGTGGCGGTGCTCGGCAAGACCGGCCGCAACTTCGCGGCCGGCATGAGCGGCGGCGTCGCCTTCGTCTATGACGAGGACGGCCAGTTCGCCTCGCGCTGCAATCTCTCGATGGTGTCGCTCGACAAGGTCCTGACCTCGGCCGAGCAGACCGCGAGCGTGCATCGCAAGGTGTGGCACGACGGCGAGACCGACGAAGCGCGCCTGAAGAAGCTGCTCGAGGAACATCACCGCTGGACCGGCAGCAAGCGCGCGCGCGAGCTGCTGGACAACTGGGCGGTCGCACGCACCAAGTTCGTGAAGGTGTTCCCCAACGAATACAAGCGGGCGCTGGCCGAGATGCACGACCGCGAGGTCGAGCTCACGAGCAGCGGCAACAACGCGCATGCGGGCATGGAGCCCCATGCGGCCGTCAGCAAGCCAGTCACGGCTTAA
- the mlaD gene encoding outer membrane lipid asymmetry maintenance protein MlaD, producing MQRSNKDIWVGLFVLIGAVALLFLALQSANLLSLNFQKTYAVTARFDNIGGLKPQTAVKSAGVVVGRVESIGFDDKNFQANVTLALQSRYSFPKDSSLKILTSGLLGEQYIGIEAGADEKNLQPGDVITATQSAVVLENLIGQFLYSKAAEGGSSPQGNANKK from the coding sequence ATGCAACGTTCCAACAAAGACATCTGGGTCGGCCTGTTCGTGCTGATCGGCGCCGTGGCGCTGCTGTTCCTCGCGCTCCAGTCCGCAAATCTGCTGAGCCTGAACTTCCAGAAGACGTACGCGGTGACCGCCCGCTTCGACAACATCGGCGGCCTGAAGCCGCAGACCGCGGTCAAGAGCGCAGGCGTCGTGGTCGGGCGCGTCGAGTCGATCGGGTTCGACGACAAGAACTTCCAGGCCAACGTCACGCTGGCGCTGCAAAGCCGCTACAGCTTTCCGAAGGACAGCTCCCTCAAGATCCTGACCAGCGGCCTGCTCGGCGAGCAGTACATCGGCATCGAGGCGGGCGCCGACGAGAAGAACCTGCAGCCGGGCGACGTCATCACCGCAACCCAGTCTGCCGTCGTGCTCGAGAACCTCATCGGACAGTTCCTCTACAGCAAGGCAGCCGAGGGAGGCAGCAGTCCGCAGGGCAACGCCAACAAGAAATGA
- a CDS encoding STAS domain-containing protein, with amino-acid sequence MLVLPPKLTHDEASACVYMLQRGLAGQTGSATVVDATALTHFDSSALAVLLECRRESAALGRGFAVKGLPSRLRELASLYGVAGLLPAAP; translated from the coding sequence ATGCTGGTCCTGCCGCCGAAGTTGACCCACGACGAGGCCTCCGCCTGTGTGTACATGCTCCAGCGGGGGCTGGCCGGCCAGACCGGCAGCGCAACGGTCGTCGACGCCACGGCGCTCACTCACTTCGATTCCTCGGCGCTGGCGGTGCTGCTCGAGTGCCGGCGCGAGTCCGCCGCGCTCGGGCGCGGCTTCGCAGTGAAGGGGCTCCCGTCGCGCCTGCGCGAGCTTGCATCGCTGTACGGCGTGGCCGGCCTTTTACCTGCCGCGCCATAG
- a CDS encoding MlaA family lipoprotein — protein sequence MKPRSSFAARFAGVSAARAASSVAALVLVTGCATGPNANPADPLEPLNRQVARFNDTVDDAVLRPVATIYQRVLPSPVRTGVNNFFGNLSDIWSFVNSALQLKLQDSAQTFARVNVNTFFGLGGLLDIATEAGLDRHSEDFGQTLGRWGVPSGPYLVLPLLGPSTLRDTAALPLDFRGDALSYVNNIPVRNSLIALRLVDLRSNLLRASQLLEDAALDRYTFTRDAFLQRRRSEVYEGNLPDEEK from the coding sequence ATGAAACCAAGATCATCCTTCGCTGCGCGTTTCGCCGGCGTGTCTGCCGCGCGCGCGGCCTCGTCCGTCGCCGCCCTCGTGCTGGTCACGGGTTGCGCTACGGGCCCGAACGCCAATCCGGCGGATCCGCTGGAGCCGCTGAACCGGCAGGTCGCGCGCTTCAACGACACGGTCGATGACGCAGTGCTGCGTCCGGTCGCCACGATCTACCAGCGCGTGCTGCCCTCACCAGTGCGCACGGGCGTCAACAACTTCTTCGGCAACCTCTCGGACATCTGGAGCTTCGTCAACAGCGCCCTGCAGCTGAAGCTGCAGGACAGCGCGCAGACCTTCGCGCGCGTGAACGTCAACACCTTCTTCGGTCTGGGCGGCCTGCTCGACATCGCCACCGAGGCCGGCCTGGACCGCCACAGCGAGGACTTCGGTCAGACGCTCGGCCGGTGGGGCGTTCCGAGCGGCCCGTATCTGGTGCTGCCGCTGCTCGGCCCCTCGACCCTGCGCGACACGGCCGCGCTGCCGCTGGACTTCCGGGGTGATGCACTCAGCTACGTCAACAACATTCCGGTGCGCAACTCACTCATTGCGCTGCGGCTGGTGGATCTGCGGTCCAACCTGCTGCGGGCCAGCCAGCTGCTCGAGGACGCGGCGCTCGATCGGTATACGTTCACACGCGATGCTTTCCTACAGCGTCGTCGGAGCGAAGTGTACGAAGGCAACCTGCCCGACGAAGAAAAATGA